One genomic segment of Pseudomonadota bacterium includes these proteins:
- a CDS encoding tetratricopeptide repeat protein, whose translation MKTHRWLSAILILASMFAIAAFADNDPTLQQIYDAEKSGDLRLAQQMMHQVLSDHPQSAKAHYVAAELFARAGDLPLAREELKTAQAIDPGLGFANAESVRALERELWLAQSMRPQALPAPQPFPWLAVLTAVAIVALIWIVLRRRPVPVSIYPPAAGAAVPAAAAPPGQGVAPGVAPVAAPGVGSGIAGGLATGLAVGAGVVVGENIAQRLMGDEPAGNPPPSAANLPVGDAANSDLGGTDFGVSDPDSWDDNTPADGGDADAGDGDWT comes from the coding sequence ATGAAAACTCATCGATGGCTGTCTGCCATTCTGATCCTGGCGTCCATGTTCGCCATCGCGGCATTCGCCGACAACGATCCGACGCTGCAGCAGATTTACGACGCCGAGAAAAGCGGCGACCTGCGGCTGGCGCAGCAAATGATGCACCAGGTGCTGAGCGATCACCCGCAAAGCGCCAAGGCTCATTACGTCGCGGCAGAGCTGTTCGCGCGCGCGGGCGATCTGCCGCTGGCGCGCGAGGAATTGAAGACCGCCCAGGCAATCGATCCCGGTCTCGGTTTTGCCAATGCCGAATCCGTGCGCGCGCTGGAACGCGAATTGTGGCTGGCGCAGTCGATGCGCCCGCAAGCCTTGCCGGCGCCGCAGCCGTTTCCATGGCTCGCCGTGCTGACAGCCGTTGCCATCGTGGCGCTCATCTGGATCGTGCTACGCCGCCGGCCCGTGCCGGTATCTATCTACCCGCCGGCGGCCGGCGCCGCGGTCCCGGCCGCGGCTGCGCCGCCAGGTCAGGGCGTTGCGCCGGGAGTCGCGCCGGTGGCTGCGCCGGGGGTTGGATCCGGAATCGCGGGTGGGCTCGCGACCGGGCTTGCCGTCGGTGCGGGCGTGGTCGTCGGTGAAAATATTGCGCAACGTCTGATGGGTGACGAGCCGGCCGGGAACCCGCCGCCTTCCGCGGCGAACCTGCCGGTGGGCGACGCCGCAAACTCCGATCTCGGCGGCACCGATTTCGGCGTGTCCGATCCGGACTCGTGGGACGACAACACGCCGGCCGATGGCGGTGACGCCGACGCGGGTGATGGAGACTGGACCTGA
- a CDS encoding YXWGXW repeat-containing protein: MKLHVSMLALLLLGTFSPGIRAAHDIVVDVRPPPPRVLAFPAERRGYVWAPGYWRWTGRHHVWIDGHWLRARHGWHWVAAHWEARHGRFHFVEGHWLR, from the coding sequence ATGAAATTGCACGTCTCCATGTTGGCCCTGCTGTTGTTAGGCACGTTCAGCCCCGGGATTCGTGCGGCCCATGACATCGTCGTCGACGTGCGCCCGCCGCCGCCGCGGGTCCTGGCATTTCCGGCCGAACGCCGGGGATATGTGTGGGCGCCCGGATACTGGCGATGGACCGGCCGCCACCACGTCTGGATAGATGGGCACTGGTTGCGCGCGCGCCATGGGTGGCATTGGGTCGCGGCGCACTGGGAAGCGCGGCACGGGCGATTCCACTTCGTGGAAGGGCACTGGCTGCGCTGA
- a CDS encoding catalase encodes MSIQRGDESTVASTTSAGAPAPSDRNSLSIGPNGPLLLHDVHFLEQMAHFNREKVPERQPHAKGAGAFGSLETTGDLSAYTRAALFQPGTRTDLLARFSTVAGEMGSPDTWRDVRGFSLKFYTSEGNYDLVGNNTPVFFIRDPMKFPHFIRSQKRLPDSGLRDNHMQWDFWTNNPESAHQVTYLMGERGLPRTWRHMNGYGSHTYMWINAAGNKFWVKYHFHTRQGMKFFSNAEAATMAGADADYHRRDLFEAIARGDFPRWTLSVQVMPYADARAYRVNPFDLTKTWSHRDYPLIEVGTLTLDRNPENFFAQIEQAAFSPGNTVPGIGLSPDKMLLGRAFAYNDAQRNRIGVNFNQLPVNQPRVPVNTYQFDGHMTYHHSGNAPVYAGNSDGRPWVDGTGAVTDGWQADGDMERSAYLLRRDDDDFTQPGILVRQVFDDEQRTRLVEQVAGSLLAGVREPVLSRAFEYWKKVDRHVGRRIEEKVRAASASNAA; translated from the coding sequence ATGTCAATCCAGCGCGGCGATGAATCCACTGTTGCTTCCACCACCAGCGCCGGCGCACCCGCGCCGAGCGATCGCAACTCGTTGAGCATCGGGCCCAATGGCCCGCTATTGCTCCACGACGTGCATTTCCTCGAGCAGATGGCGCATTTCAATCGCGAGAAGGTGCCCGAGCGCCAGCCGCATGCGAAAGGCGCCGGCGCGTTCGGCAGCCTGGAAACGACCGGCGACCTGTCGGCTTACACCCGGGCGGCGTTGTTCCAGCCGGGCACGCGCACCGATTTGCTGGCGCGCTTCTCCACGGTGGCCGGCGAGATGGGCAGCCCCGACACCTGGCGCGACGTGCGCGGCTTCTCGCTCAAGTTCTACACCAGCGAAGGCAACTACGACCTGGTCGGCAACAACACACCGGTCTTCTTCATTCGCGATCCGATGAAGTTTCCGCACTTCATCCGCAGCCAGAAACGGCTGCCCGATTCGGGGCTGCGCGACAATCACATGCAATGGGATTTCTGGACCAACAACCCCGAGTCGGCGCACCAGGTGACGTACCTGATGGGTGAACGCGGCCTGCCGCGCACCTGGCGGCACATGAACGGCTACGGGTCGCACACGTATATGTGGATCAACGCCGCGGGCAATAAATTCTGGGTGAAGTATCACTTCCACACCCGGCAGGGCATGAAGTTCTTCAGCAACGCGGAAGCCGCCACCATGGCCGGCGCGGACGCGGACTACCATCGGCGCGACCTGTTCGAGGCGATCGCGCGCGGGGATTTCCCGCGCTGGACGCTCTCGGTCCAGGTCATGCCGTACGCCGACGCCAGGGCGTACCGCGTCAATCCGTTCGATCTCACCAAGACCTGGTCGCACCGGGACTATCCACTCATCGAGGTCGGCACGTTGACGCTGGACCGCAACCCGGAGAATTTCTTCGCGCAGATCGAGCAGGCGGCATTTTCACCCGGCAACACCGTCCCGGGCATCGGGCTGTCACCCGACAAGATGCTGCTCGGCCGCGCGTTTGCGTACAACGACGCGCAGCGCAACCGCATCGGCGTCAACTTCAACCAGCTGCCGGTCAACCAGCCGCGCGTGCCGGTGAACACCTACCAGTTCGACGGGCACATGACGTATCACCACAGCGGCAACGCGCCGGTGTACGCCGGCAACAGCGACGGGCGTCCGTGGGTCGATGGCACGGGCGCCGTGACGGATGGCTGGCAGGCCGACGGCGATATGGAGCGCAGTGCCTATCTACTACGACGGGACGACGACGACTTCACGCAACCGGGCATCCTCGTGCGCCAGGTGTTCGACGACGAGCAGCGCACCAGGCTCGTCGAGCAGGTGGCGGGCAGCCTGCTGGCCGGCGTGCGCGAGCCGGTGCTGAGCCGCGCGTTCGAGTACTGGAAGAAAGTCGACCGGCACGTCGGGCGGCGCATCGAAGAGAAGGTGCGCGCCGCCAGCGCCTCGAACGCCGCGTGA
- a CDS encoding ABC-type transport auxiliary lipoprotein family protein — translation MRTRILPVVMAVALIAGCSLGKAVPQTTMYVIASPAAAALPPVRRIAETLRVGNVRVAGPFAGDALVYRFSDVRYSSDPYHAFVSDPGEMLGGRVAEWLDRAGGFRAVAQPGSARPAAYVLEIMVAELYGDFRAGRAPAAVLAMQFALIDQAGPRPALRYEGSISRSIDLPQAAPEDLVRGYGKALAEILAQLSAELSAQL, via the coding sequence GTGAGAACGCGAATCCTGCCCGTCGTCATGGCCGTGGCGCTCATCGCCGGTTGTTCGCTCGGCAAGGCCGTGCCGCAGACGACGATGTATGTCATCGCGTCACCCGCGGCGGCCGCGTTGCCCCCGGTCCGCAGGATCGCGGAAACGCTGCGCGTGGGGAACGTGCGCGTCGCCGGGCCGTTCGCGGGCGACGCGTTGGTCTATCGCTTCAGCGACGTGCGCTACAGCTCCGACCCGTATCACGCCTTTGTGTCCGACCCCGGCGAGATGCTGGGCGGCCGGGTCGCGGAATGGCTGGACCGCGCCGGCGGATTCCGTGCCGTGGCGCAGCCAGGCAGCGCGCGGCCCGCGGCCTACGTGCTCGAGATCATGGTCGCGGAACTGTACGGCGATTTCCGTGCAGGACGCGCCCCGGCGGCGGTGCTCGCCATGCAATTCGCTCTCATCGACCAGGCCGGTCCGCGTCCGGCGCTGCGGTACGAAGGCTCGATTTCGAGAAGCATCGATCTGCCGCAGGCGGCGCCCGAAGACCTGGTGCGCGGCTACGGCAAGGCCCTCGCGGAAATCCTCGCGCAGCTCTCCGCCGAGCTCAGCGCGCAACTCTAG
- a CDS encoding MlaD family protein yields MDDSKRYVRLGLFVVTSFAVLAVALYVLGWRRWFQPAFTFETYFNKSVAGLELGAPVNFRGVPLGQVTEILTSVASYERDTPIDRRRDYIVVRVKASMPGVEVEQMRHDFATLIQRGLRAQTQLAGVTGQQYLELDFFAAGEYPPLPFGWKPVYAYLPSAPSVAGEIIDKAQKFLASIDDADIAKLARNVDSLVLHLDAKLGELPVAALSASAQHTLQSAGSVARRLDAVLADPAVGQTLANAAAITTRLRQLADDGKFDSTIEGIDAAAERLDALLGANQYDVRIVVQDLRVMADNLRVLSETIKRDPAVVLFGQPPAKVKFPGGTQ; encoded by the coding sequence ATGGACGACAGCAAACGTTACGTCCGCCTGGGGCTGTTCGTCGTCACGAGCTTCGCGGTGCTGGCGGTGGCGTTGTACGTGCTCGGCTGGCGGCGCTGGTTCCAGCCCGCCTTCACCTTCGAGACGTATTTCAACAAGTCCGTGGCGGGGCTCGAGCTCGGCGCGCCGGTGAATTTTCGCGGCGTTCCGCTCGGCCAGGTGACCGAGATCCTGACGTCGGTGGCGAGTTACGAGCGCGATACACCCATCGACCGGCGCCGCGACTACATCGTGGTCCGCGTCAAGGCCAGCATGCCGGGCGTGGAAGTCGAGCAGATGAGACACGACTTCGCGACGCTCATCCAGCGTGGCCTGCGCGCGCAGACACAGCTCGCCGGCGTCACCGGCCAGCAGTACCTGGAGCTGGATTTCTTCGCGGCGGGCGAATATCCGCCGCTGCCGTTCGGCTGGAAGCCGGTCTATGCCTATCTACCGTCGGCGCCGAGCGTCGCGGGCGAGATCATCGACAAGGCGCAGAAGTTCCTCGCCAGCATCGACGACGCGGACATCGCAAAGCTGGCGCGCAATGTCGATTCACTGGTTTTGCACCTCGACGCCAAGCTCGGCGAACTGCCGGTGGCGGCGCTGTCGGCGAGCGCGCAGCACACCTTGCAGAGCGCCGGTTCGGTGGCCCGGCGTCTCGATGCCGTGCTCGCGGATCCCGCGGTCGGGCAGACGCTGGCAAACGCCGCGGCGATCACGACGCGGCTGCGCCAGCTCGCCGACGACGGCAAGTTCGACAGCACCATCGAGGGAATCGACGCCGCCGCGGAACGGCTGGATGCGTTGCTCGGCGCCAACCAGTACGACGTGCGCATCGTCGTGCAGGACCTGCGCGTCATGGCGGACAACCTGCGGGTCTTGTCGGAGACCATCAAGCGCGATCCGGCCGTCGTCCTGTTCGGGCAGCCGCCGGCCAAGGTGAAGTTTCCGGGTGGCACGCAGTGA
- a CDS encoding ATP-binding cassette domain-containing protein — protein sequence MPPLRVAPRAAGLPPVISVRHLRLGFGPRILLDDASFDVRRGEIVVIIGGSGSGKSSLMKTIIGLHPPMAGDVLIHGKSLVQAPAEEKSCLQRRLGVMYQGGALFGSLSVLENVRFPLDRFTSLTPAEKDLTVRMLLQELEMRAAESMMPAELSGGMLKRAGIARAMVLGCDILLLDEPSAGLDPVTAANLDRTILTLRRDLGVTFLIVTHELQSIFAIADRAIMLDPHARAIIADDGPASLRDRSGDARVRQFFNRQPDPLPTAQGA from the coding sequence ATGCCCCCGCTGCGCGTGGCGCCGCGCGCGGCGGGCCTGCCGCCCGTCATCAGCGTGCGTCACCTGCGCCTCGGATTCGGGCCGCGCATCCTGCTCGACGATGCGTCGTTCGACGTGCGGCGCGGCGAGATCGTCGTGATCATCGGCGGATCGGGCAGCGGCAAGTCCAGCCTCATGAAGACCATCATCGGCCTGCACCCGCCGATGGCGGGCGACGTGCTGATCCACGGCAAGAGTCTGGTGCAGGCGCCGGCAGAGGAAAAATCCTGCCTGCAGCGCCGGCTCGGAGTCATGTACCAGGGCGGCGCGTTGTTCGGTTCGCTGAGCGTGCTCGAAAACGTGCGCTTTCCGCTCGACCGGTTCACCTCGCTCACGCCGGCGGAAAAAGATCTCACGGTGCGCATGCTGCTGCAGGAGCTGGAAATGCGCGCGGCGGAATCGATGATGCCCGCGGAGCTCTCCGGCGGCATGCTCAAACGCGCCGGCATCGCGCGCGCCATGGTGCTGGGCTGCGACATCCTGCTGCTGGACGAGCCTTCCGCGGGGCTCGATCCGGTCACCGCCGCCAACCTCGATCGGACCATCCTCACGCTGCGGCGCGATCTCGGCGTGACCTTCCTGATCGTCACGCACGAGTTGCAGAGCATCTTCGCGATCGCCGACCGGGCGATCATGCTCGACCCGCATGCGCGCGCCATCATCGCGGACGACGGCCCGGCGAGCCTGCGCGATCGCAGCGGCGATGCACGCGTGCGCCAGTTCTTCAATCGCCAGCCCGATCCGCTGCCCACCGCGCAGGGTGCCTGA
- a CDS encoding ABC transporter permease, with protein MSSESGAVRVHLEGRITAETAAPVWQAAIDALERNPLRPVVVDASKLEHIDNAGIALLFDLTRRVRPAGAEVTICSLAPNLAALVSRFQARDFAAAAAGRRNTGLLELIGRATAREGRYLRDLAVFLGECIGAWLKPRATRAAQWRDALDVATEAGANAVPIVMLVGFLMGVIIAFELGLVARQFGAVIFVVNGGSIAVLRELGPLMTAIVFAGRTGAAFAAQLGAQKVNEELDALSTFGLDPVEFLVLPRLLASILVMPLLTALADALGLIGGALVMTTFDVTYLQSYTQLLSAVAPWDLTLGLIKAACFGLTIAAVGCHRGLVTGAGATAVGQSATHAVVSSIVLIIVIDGIFAVFTS; from the coding sequence GTGTCGAGCGAGTCTGGCGCCGTACGCGTGCACCTGGAAGGCCGCATCACGGCCGAGACGGCCGCTCCGGTCTGGCAGGCGGCGATCGACGCGCTCGAGCGCAATCCACTGCGTCCGGTGGTGGTCGATGCTTCGAAGCTCGAACACATCGACAATGCCGGCATCGCGCTGCTCTTCGACCTGACGCGGCGTGTGCGCCCGGCCGGAGCGGAAGTGACCATCTGCTCGCTGGCGCCCAATCTCGCGGCGCTGGTCAGCCGCTTTCAAGCGCGCGACTTTGCCGCCGCGGCCGCCGGCCGGCGCAATACCGGCCTGCTCGAACTCATCGGCCGTGCGACCGCGCGCGAGGGCCGCTACCTGCGCGATCTGGCGGTTTTCCTCGGCGAATGTATCGGCGCATGGCTCAAGCCGCGCGCGACGCGCGCGGCGCAATGGCGCGATGCGCTCGACGTGGCCACGGAAGCCGGCGCGAACGCGGTGCCCATCGTGATGCTGGTGGGTTTCCTCATGGGTGTCATCATCGCCTTCGAGCTGGGCCTGGTGGCGCGGCAGTTCGGCGCGGTGATTTTCGTCGTCAACGGCGGCAGCATCGCGGTGTTGCGCGAGCTCGGCCCGCTCATGACCGCGATCGTGTTCGCCGGGCGCACCGGCGCCGCCTTCGCCGCGCAGCTCGGCGCGCAGAAGGTGAACGAGGAGCTCGACGCCCTGTCGACCTTCGGCCTCGATCCGGTGGAATTCCTGGTGCTGCCGCGTCTGCTGGCGTCCATCCTCGTGATGCCCCTGCTCACCGCGCTGGCCGACGCGCTCGGATTGATCGGTGGCGCGCTGGTGATGACCACCTTCGACGTCACCTATCTACAGTCGTACACCCAGCTGCTCAGCGCGGTGGCTCCCTGGGATCTGACGCTCGGACTCATCAAGGCGGCCTGTTTCGGGCTGACCATCGCCGCCGTCGGCTGCCATCGCGGGCTGGTGACGGGCGCCGGAGCCACCGCCGTCGGGCAATCGGCGACGCACGCGGTGGTGTCCAGCATCGTGTTGATCATCGTGATCGACGGAATTTTCGCCGTGTTCACCAGCTGA
- a CDS encoding c-type cytochrome → MRTFAILLLAIAAAFGAARAPAQEKQETKEAPRYRDLRRIGAVHGDAAAATEKAQVCSGCHGANGIAIAPVFPNLAGQSAEFLYWRLVVYKLGTVPESAMTPMVATLEDADLRNLATYFAHNGASAAGASAPAAPAAPQDSGDAARIARGERLFFGGDAARGVPPCQGCHGADARGWRPAKGAGPRALAFYRTWPALRGQNAPYLVGKLQQYRAAQWGASSNGFIMQGVAARMDDESIEAIAAWLASLAPQAPS, encoded by the coding sequence ATGCGTACCTTCGCCATACTCCTGCTCGCCATCGCCGCCGCGTTCGGCGCCGCGCGCGCGCCGGCGCAGGAGAAGCAGGAGACGAAGGAAGCGCCGCGGTACCGCGACCTGCGGCGCATCGGCGCCGTACACGGCGACGCGGCGGCGGCGACGGAGAAGGCGCAGGTGTGCAGCGGATGTCATGGCGCGAACGGCATCGCCATCGCGCCGGTGTTTCCGAACCTGGCCGGGCAGAGCGCCGAGTTCCTGTACTGGCGGCTGGTCGTCTACAAACTGGGAACCGTGCCGGAATCGGCGATGACGCCCATGGTCGCGACGCTCGAAGACGCCGACCTGCGCAACCTCGCGACGTATTTCGCGCACAACGGTGCGAGTGCCGCCGGCGCCAGCGCACCTGCTGCGCCCGCTGCGCCGCAGGACTCCGGCGATGCGGCCAGGATCGCGCGCGGCGAGCGGCTGTTCTTCGGCGGCGATGCCGCGCGCGGCGTTCCTCCCTGCCAGGGTTGCCACGGCGCCGACGCACGCGGCTGGCGGCCGGCGAAGGGCGCCGGTCCACGCGCGCTCGCGTTCTATCGCACCTGGCCCGCATTGCGCGGACAGAACGCGCCGTACCTGGTCGGCAAGCTGCAGCAATATCGCGCCGCGCAGTGGGGCGCTTCCAGCAACGGCTTCATCATGCAGGGCGTGGCGGCGCGCATGGACGATGAGTCGATCGAAGCGATCGCCGCCTGGCTCGCGAGCCTCGCGCCGCAAGCCCCGTCATGA
- a CDS encoding MtrB/PioB family outer membrane beta-barrel protein, translating into MKRAWWIVALLVWAPAAHAQDSSLGVDLHFGSKLDPTGWASLQGCDADGMSWLRPSSLRTPTGFLYGCAPALGEERVAGSWVHSGVLDLGYIQPGDGDEDNNLWQRYTDWQRGFLLGLSHFSMQRPEDGAYLDLRASRLGDDNQFYKLNAGEAGRFKVEAFYRELPNVISANARSIWDGAGTTTLTLRDGLVAGASTPEQVAAVADAAPVQRLQFTRERAGIGLTYYLNPAWSTLINITQDERRGSRPYGGTFFFNYPFPDNGGILETVKPIDDRTVSLNAALRGSLRTWRVETSYSGSFYRSAHRGYEYQTPFSLYPVVAGAVSADLTTGQMSLEPDNDSHQLRLTLGRKLPLDGDLAITASGSRMRQNDELLPPVTCQGQFGIDLTPTGAPANPFLFDCADWNSTAALSRPRADLRIDTTMLFARLVMQPWRKVSVRADAKYRDENYRGDYIAFNPLTGSYGYVSENGSQGSVVPGEAGFWDAVLAPSAVTRIRNIPLDKRTFEAHLGTDWRPAAHDTLGATLGFTRTQREHRERRSVDASELRLTWVNTRADWVTLRANYSFTDQSGDDYDSDPYEFAYSTSLPGFVEDPAAALAHTVDAMRKYDLASRREHKVDVMATFIPAADMTLSVSARGDFNRYTAQIGRQRHDDLQGTIQWEWQPSPATSASVYYGYERAKLRFANVNDAGAALDDPRLGGLTYLDSARWWLNDEQRNHHAGATLRRSIGRVQFDAAWSFTYSRGVDSYRYASALALAWPDTADSAGHAFPAIDYRLNTIDVGLRFPLATGIDLRLFNHYERGRVSDWHYAGFADQRVYDHRVYTDGGPRSYSNNVVGLSVQIPL; encoded by the coding sequence ATGAAGCGCGCGTGGTGGATCGTCGCGTTGTTGGTGTGGGCGCCGGCGGCGCATGCACAGGACAGTAGTTTGGGCGTGGATCTGCATTTCGGCAGCAAGCTCGATCCGACCGGCTGGGCTTCACTGCAAGGTTGCGATGCCGACGGGATGAGCTGGCTGCGGCCCTCGAGCCTGCGCACGCCGACCGGATTCCTGTACGGCTGCGCGCCGGCACTCGGCGAGGAGCGCGTCGCCGGTAGCTGGGTGCATTCGGGCGTCCTCGATCTGGGTTACATCCAGCCGGGCGACGGCGATGAGGACAACAACCTCTGGCAGCGCTACACGGACTGGCAGCGTGGCTTTCTGCTCGGCCTGTCGCACTTCTCGATGCAGCGCCCTGAAGACGGCGCCTACCTGGATCTGCGCGCCAGCCGCCTCGGCGACGACAACCAGTTCTACAAACTCAACGCCGGTGAAGCGGGGCGCTTCAAGGTGGAGGCGTTTTACCGGGAGCTGCCGAACGTCATCAGCGCGAATGCGCGCTCCATCTGGGATGGAGCCGGTACCACCACGCTCACGCTGCGGGACGGGCTGGTGGCGGGCGCCAGCACTCCCGAACAGGTGGCCGCGGTGGCGGATGCCGCGCCGGTGCAGCGGCTGCAGTTCACGCGCGAGCGCGCCGGCATCGGCCTGACTTACTACCTGAACCCCGCCTGGAGCACGCTCATCAACATCACGCAGGACGAGCGGCGTGGCAGCCGCCCGTACGGCGGAACCTTCTTCTTCAACTATCCGTTTCCCGACAACGGCGGAATCCTGGAGACGGTCAAGCCCATCGACGACCGCACCGTCAGCCTGAATGCCGCGTTGCGCGGGTCGTTGCGCACCTGGCGCGTGGAGACAAGTTATAGCGGCTCGTTCTACCGCTCTGCCCACCGTGGCTACGAATACCAGACCCCTTTCAGTCTCTATCCGGTCGTGGCCGGCGCGGTGTCCGCCGACCTGACTACCGGCCAGATGTCGCTCGAGCCGGACAACGACTCGCACCAGCTGCGCCTGACTCTGGGGCGGAAACTGCCGCTGGATGGCGACCTCGCGATCACCGCCAGCGGCTCCCGCATGCGGCAGAACGACGAACTGCTGCCGCCGGTGACCTGCCAGGGGCAGTTCGGAATCGACCTCACGCCGACTGGCGCCCCCGCGAATCCCTTCCTGTTCGACTGCGCCGACTGGAACAGCACCGCCGCGCTGTCGCGCCCGCGCGCCGATCTGCGCATCGACACCACCATGTTGTTCGCGCGGCTGGTGATGCAGCCGTGGCGCAAGGTCAGCGTGCGCGCCGACGCGAAATATCGCGACGAGAACTACCGCGGCGACTACATCGCATTCAATCCGCTCACCGGATCGTACGGTTACGTGTCCGAGAATGGCTCGCAGGGCAGTGTGGTCCCGGGCGAGGCGGGTTTCTGGGACGCGGTGCTTGCGCCTTCGGCGGTCACGCGGATACGCAACATCCCGCTCGACAAGCGGACCTTCGAGGCGCATCTCGGCACCGACTGGCGGCCGGCGGCACACGATACCTTGGGAGCGACGCTGGGCTTCACGCGCACGCAACGCGAGCACCGCGAACGCCGCTCGGTCGACGCCAGCGAGCTGCGCCTCACCTGGGTCAACACCCGGGCCGATTGGGTCACGCTGCGGGCAAACTACTCGTTCACCGATCAGTCCGGCGACGACTACGACTCCGATCCGTACGAATTCGCTTACTCCACCTCGCTGCCCGGCTTCGTCGAAGACCCCGCCGCCGCGCTGGCTCACACCGTCGATGCCATGCGCAAGTACGACCTGGCGAGCCGTCGCGAGCACAAGGTCGACGTGATGGCCACTTTCATACCCGCCGCGGACATGACGCTGAGCGTTTCGGCGCGCGGCGACTTCAACCGCTACACCGCGCAGATCGGCCGCCAGCGCCACGACGACCTGCAGGGCACGATCCAGTGGGAGTGGCAGCCGTCGCCCGCCACGAGCGCCAGCGTCTACTATGGTTACGAGCGCGCCAAGCTGCGGTTTGCGAATGTGAACGACGCCGGTGCGGCGCTGGACGACCCCCGCCTGGGCGGCCTCACGTATCTCGACTCCGCGCGCTGGTGGCTGAATGACGAGCAGCGCAACCATCACGCGGGCGCCACGCTGCGGCGCTCGATCGGGCGCGTGCAATTCGACGCGGCGTGGAGCTTCACCTATTCGCGCGGAGTAGATAGCTACCGGTACGCCTCGGCACTGGCGCTGGCCTGGCCCGACACCGCCGATTCCGCCGGGCACGCTTTCCCGGCGATCGACTACCGGCTCAATACGATCGACGTGGGCCTGCGTTTCCCGCTCGCAACCGGCATCGACCTGCGGCTGTTCAATCACTACGAGCGCGGCAGGGTGTCGGACTGGCACTACGCGGGGTTCGCGGATCAGCGTGTCTACGACCATCGCGTCTACACCGACGGCGGGCCGCGCAGTTACTCCAACAATGTGGTCGGCCTGAGCGTCCAGATTCCGCTCTGA
- a CDS encoding DmsE family decaheme c-type cytochrome, with protein sequence MSSGSAAAGRWQLALLAVLLTGLSVGLFAMVLPAQAQSSLPPTSLGRDTRTDWNSLRVPPGFARAAVALNPGAPDARVVGESVCTSCHTLENRNFSHTVHALGLRAAAKLDPMLPVCESCHGAGSAHAAAPSMRGLIVGFTRRSGTPVAVQTGACLGCHAGGPRNLWQGSVHQRLEVSCSDCHNPMARVSAEGLQARQSISETCATCHRDVRQEFNKRSHMPLPEGQMTCADCHNPHGSTGPTLLKADTVNETCQQCHAEKRGPFLFEHPPVRDNCLNCHKPHGSNHNTLLVAPTPFLCQQCHTSTRHPNDLQTPASIGTGLHPDERVMGRGCITCHAQVHGSNNPSGPRFHK encoded by the coding sequence GTGAGCTCTGGGTCGGCAGCCGCCGGGCGCTGGCAACTGGCGTTGCTCGCCGTGCTGCTGACCGGCCTGTCGGTGGGCCTGTTTGCGATGGTGCTGCCGGCGCAAGCCCAGTCGTCGCTGCCACCCACGAGTCTCGGCCGCGACACCAGGACTGACTGGAACTCGCTGCGCGTTCCGCCCGGTTTCGCGCGGGCCGCCGTGGCGCTGAACCCAGGCGCGCCGGACGCCAGGGTGGTGGGCGAGTCCGTGTGCACGAGCTGCCATACGCTCGAGAACCGGAACTTCTCGCACACGGTGCACGCGCTCGGCCTGCGTGCCGCCGCGAAGCTCGACCCCATGCTGCCAGTGTGCGAATCCTGCCACGGCGCCGGTTCGGCGCATGCCGCTGCGCCCTCGATGCGGGGATTGATCGTCGGCTTCACGCGGCGCTCCGGCACGCCCGTTGCCGTGCAGACCGGCGCGTGCCTCGGCTGTCATGCCGGCGGCCCGCGGAATCTCTGGCAGGGGTCGGTGCATCAGCGCCTGGAAGTTTCCTGCAGCGATTGCCACAACCCGATGGCGCGCGTTTCGGCCGAAGGACTGCAGGCGCGCCAGTCGATCAGCGAGACCTGCGCGACCTGCCATCGCGACGTGCGCCAGGAATTCAACAAGCGCTCGCACATGCCGCTGCCCGAGGGGCAGATGACCTGCGCGGATTGCCACAATCCGCATGGCTCGACCGGCCCGACGCTGCTCAAGGCGGACACCGTCAACGAGACCTGCCAGCAATGTCACGCGGAGAAGCGTGGGCCGTTCCTGTTCGAACATCCGCCGGTGCGCGACAACTGCCTCAACTGTCACAAGCCGCATGGCTCCAACCACAACACCTTGCTGGTCGCGCCGACGCCGTTCCTGTGCCAGCAGTGCCACACCAGTACGCGCCATCCCAACGATCTGCAGACGCCGGCATCGATCGGAACCGGTTTGCATCCGGACGAGCGGGTCATGGGCCGCGGCTGCATCACCTGCCATGCGCAGGTGCACGGCTCCAACAATCCATCCGGCCCGAGGTTCCACAAATGA